TTAGGCGTTTATCCCTGGTTGGATAATAAAAACGGTATTTTATTGATACCCACTTCACCAAACGCCCCAGGAACCCCCCTTATAATTCCATTCGATAAAATATACCTTTTCGATATTCAACCCCCCTCATTTGCCCTCTCATGGCTCATAGAATGAAAAATTTCAATCTTCCTTTTTGGTTCCGGGTGGTGGGGTTCGCTGATCTAAATATTCCTTTATATCTTTTCTGGAAAAATGCCATAATCTCCCGATTTTCCGACCTTTG
Above is a window of Candidatus Atribacteria bacterium ADurb.Bin276 DNA encoding:
- a CDS encoding Helix-turn-helix domain protein encodes the protein MKKILDEEYYSLIETSELLGISRQAVHTLIKNGKLKGRKIGRLWHFSRKDIKEYLDQRTPPPGTKKED